From the genome of Triticum aestivum cultivar Chinese Spring chromosome 3B, IWGSC CS RefSeq v2.1, whole genome shotgun sequence, one region includes:
- the LOC123070735 gene encoding RGG repeats nuclear RNA binding protein A, translated as MQERKKSKEASKPEERRAAAVDFEGLQLLEKKKIEDDAKLKAENVRKAKEAAAKEAKPRKAISIQEYLKPEDGSEYVPPTPLRRPQNGGYRGGRGNGAYNGCSSRDSSSECRVYNAGRGHNSIVFHNAEAKANANDSGAPRRVEGYNGEHRQGGYHLPARWVQ; from the exons ATGCAAGAAAGGAAGAAGTCCAAGGAGGCCTCTAAACCTGAGGAGAGGAGGGCTGCTGCTGTAGATTTTGAGGGTCTCCAGCTCTTAgagaagaagaagattgaggatgaTGCTAAATTGAAGGCGGAAAATGTTCGCAAGGCAAAGGAGGCTGCTGCAAAGGAAGCCAAACCTCGCAAG GCTATCAGCATCCAGGAGTACCTGAAGCCAGAGGATGGTTCAGAGTACGTGCCTCCTACCCCACTGAGGCGCCCTCAAAATGGCGGCTACAGGGGAGGCCGTGGCAACGGTGCTTACAATGGCTGCAGCAGCCGTGATAGCAGCTCTGAGTGCCGGGTCTACAATGCTGGCCGCGGCCATAACTCCATCGTGTTCCACAACGCCGAGGCCAAGGCCAACGCCAACGATAGTGGCGCCCCAAGGAGGGTTGAGGGTTACAATGGCGAGCACCGGCAAGGCGGCTACCACTTACCAGCAAGGTGGGTACAATAG